Sequence from the Zeugodacus cucurbitae isolate PBARC_wt_2022May chromosome 2, idZeuCucr1.2, whole genome shotgun sequence genome:
tgacccagtcaattggccgcctcggtcatgCGATTTGActccgttagactatttcctgtgaggCTACGCCAAGTCTATGATCTATGCCATCAagtcagcgacgattgatgaacttcgtacgaatatcgagcATGAAATTGCagtagtatcggccgatttatgcttgaaaaccgtcgaaaattgggttcagcgtcagGACTTCTGCGAGCGTgctcgtggtggccatgcaaaaagaaatcgagttcctcttattgaaaaaccctttataatgAGCCATTGTTTGCAATGATACTAACTATTTgtgtcataaaaaataaagcatTCCATCCATATCGAGATTGAGAGAGAGGGAGGAATATTAGTAGTGTATAATTAGGGCTGTTTTGAAGCAAAATGActacataagtacataaatacatagattAGATTTTGTTGACAGCCAACTAATAACCCAATAGTTATCACCAGCAAAAGATGTTTTTGATCTAACGTCCGTCAATGTAAGTGTGTGGAACCAATTAAAGTCACGTATCGAGTAGTGGTAGCGCCGCCAGTTATAAACTAGTATAGCTAATAAAAAGGTGGTAACCAATACCAATAGATTgcagataaaaaaatatgtagaataAGCTATTATAGTTATGGGTCTATAATCAATAGCCATGAGATAAGGACTGAACTTGAACTTATGAAGTGTTAAGTTGTTCATAAGTCTAAAAAAGCAGAAAGTTGTCATACAACTACTTGATAAGTGATGGATGATTACATAACATATGCGATTATATATTTAACTCtacacatataatattaaacttCGTTGATAATGTAACTGTCGTAGCCGAATGTTTGCGACCGAGTGCAGAAATCATTCTTATGATAGTCGGGCTATATAACCCGAAAGGCGGCGCATTTTTATCCGGTAAACGGTCGACAACTTGGCAgcattcttaaaaaattattttcgataacCAAGCTTCGTTCTTTTTTCGGTATTTCAGGGACCAAAATCAGAAGCAAACcaaaaataaacgattttttaaAGCGGATGTGCTTTTAATACTTCTGAATGCCAAATCATACCGCAATCAATATTTTTCGCGTCAATTTTCATACTCGTTTTATCAATCGTCGTCTCGCCGAAGTCAACTGGACAGTTTTATCCATAATTTGACATTTTCAACTTATTTGTATGTGTTGCAGCGAAGAACTGTTGTTAAACGAAAAATTGTCTAACTATTCGGGAATATCAAGAGAGAGATCTATTCGATTTATCTAGAAACTTCCACAAAAGCCCTGGAAAACATGGAAAATAATCCGGAACATGTCGAGgaaaatatcttaataaaatcgtCTGACTATAGTAATTAGATTTTATCaagttttgtgaaaaattcaaaagtaacAGTTACCCTGTACGTGCATATACTTGCTCTAATAAGATATGACTGAAGTGGCTAGATTAATTAATGAGAAATAAATTACGAATAAAGGTCGCACTAACTGCAAATACACTTCTCTAAGTAGGACTTTGATTACGCTAGACGCTGCTACTAGCTGAAATAGTAGGCTAAAACGCCACATGAATGCGATTAGCGCAGCACTTGAGCATGGGAAATACGTACAACAAAATCGGTACAATATGGTGATAAGATGGCATGTGGGCCATAAATAATATACCGTTACCGTGCATTTGTTTAAGTACAAGTTCATAGCAGCAAATACTGGATTTTTTCATTAGTCGTATCACGACAACTGCGGCCGTCGGACAAGAATCGAAGAAATGAGTTGGACACGGGGATTTACACTTGTGGTTGCGGCATTTGCCTTGGTCAGTGCCGACACAGCGACTAAGGACGAAACGATTTTCGAGCGTACCTTTAGACAGTTGCATCAGGAACCGCCACCACCAGAGCCGGCGTCGCGCAATCGCGCCAATACACAGTACTTGGAGATCGAACAAAAGTTGGATAATTTCAATGAGACCGAAACACGTACATGGCAAATGGTGAGAGCACCTCACAGTTTGGAATGTAATGGTGGCCAATTATACACTTGTCTTTCTTGTCCTACTACAGCGCTACATATCGAATGATGAATTCTACCAAGAAGGCAGTCCCTTCTTCATATTCGTCGGTGGCGAATGGGAAATCTCCACAGGTTATGTCACCGGTGGACATTTCTATGATGTGGCCAAGGAGCATAACGGTTATCTATTCTATACCGAACACCGTTACTACGGTAAAAGCTGGCCGACAAGGTGAAATCATTTTAAGAAACTGGAGACTAATATTTAACGACATTATTTGTTTGCTTACTTTTCAGCAATATGGACAACGAGAACATCAGATATCTAGACGTACGTCAAGCCTTGGCTGATTTGGCGCATTTCATTAAGCATATGCGTGCAACCATACCTGGCGCCACCAATGCAAAGGTTATACTCGCCGGTGGCTCATATTCCGCAACAATGGTGACATGGTTCAAGAAATTGTATCCCGAGTTGGCGACTGGTGCTTGGGCTTCGAGTGCGCCACTCTTTGCTAAGGTCAACTTTTACGGTTAGTGAACTAGTTTGAACGAGAAGTCCCAcacttttccgaaaaaaaaatgtatttaagtcGGAAGTAAAGCCCTACGTACCTTCAAATTGTCGTGGAgactattaaaaataaactttttcgaGGAATTTAGCAATCTATATTTGAGCTATTCATCGAAAgctaattttatatactttcaatttcaatttttctctTTGCCACAGAATACAAAGAGGTTACCGGCCAGTCTATACGCTTAGTCGGTGGCGAAGACTGCTATAACCGTATTGAAAATGGTATTGCCGAAATGGAGAGATTGCTCGCTAACAAGCGTGGTGCCGAAGTCAAATCAATGCTGAAACTTTGCGACGCCTTCGATGAGTACAACGATTTGGATTTGTGGACATTATTCAGTGAGATCTCCGACATCTTTGCGGGAGTTGTGCAGACACATAAGTGAGTACGAAAGTGACAAGAGGAATATGTAaagtaatgaaattatattaaaaattcgaaTTCTTAGCGCTGGCCAAATTGAAAGAGTCTGCAGTAAAATCATGGAAGGTGAAAGCGACATTAGCGGCGTTGCCAGCTATTTATTAACAGAATTCGGTAGTGCCCCTTGCAACCAACTAACCTACAAAGCCATTATAGCCAGCATGATGGACTCCACCTTCAGTAAAAACATAAGTAAAcagtgcaaaataaatttttcgccAACTTGTTTATAATGCCAATCGCTTTGTTTTCAGTGCGTCAGTGGATTTATCAAACCTGCAATGAGTTCGGCTGGTATCAGACGTCCAGCTCCAGCAAACAACCCTTCGGCACTAAATTCCCTGTGTACCTCTACCTGCAAATGTGTGAGGACATCTATGGTGAGCGCTTCACCATCGAATACGTAATCGAACAGGTGGCGGCCACCAATAAACTTTTCGGTGGATTGCAACCAAATGTGGAGAACGTATACTTTACTCACGGTCAACTAGATCCATGGCGTTCAATGGGCCTACAGAATGAGACCGAGGCAACGGTTGTACCGCGTAAGTgttgaaatttacattttttttcaaatattttaacatacataaatacgtatTTTTCTCATTACATGACAGTCTATGCTCACTGCAAAGATTTTGGCTCGATCAGCGAGCGGGATAGCGCCGAAATGCGTGCGTCAAAAGAAAAATTCGCACAATTGGTGCGCGAATGGATCGGCAGCAGCGATAACGGTAGCGATACCGTGGCCAATAAAGCGAAGAACTTTCTAAGCAAATTACGTAATTAATTGTAGTATTGTAAACATATTGTTAGTTAATGGATTGATTGAATGTCGGTAAACGAATGCGACGCctgtcaataaaattaaaaaaatgcaataaaactttTAAGATTTATACCTGTGGTAAACCTATTTAATCGATCATATCGccactaaaaataaaagttaagtttACAGCCACTGTTTTAACtacttttattgtataaaaaaagtatttataactCGAATGGTAATAACGATTGGTATTCTAAAAACTAGGAAAACTATGGGCATTTTCTTCCGGAAGTCTCTTCAAATATATCGCCAATTCAAAGTTCCAGACaaagtttgttgtttttctttatttcactaattttctaaCTTCAGATTTGCAAACAATCTTAATCAAAGCCGCACTGAAATATATGTTTCTTAAacctatatatttacttttaagaATCGGCTCGATATTAAGTTGTAGACCATTGACAAcctttacaaacaaaattttaatttcaggaATTTCCAACTTCCTCAAGTCTTCAATATCTTATGTTTGATCATCATATTTATTGAagtcttatagccttttcgtacAGGagctaattaatcaattaaacggcctttgcttacataataaaaatctaatttttgacGTTTCATATTAGTCAATGTACCAAGAACTGATTTCtcgataaaaattttaattgatcaattaatttggctgtgcgaaaaggctattaactACTTATTACTCAATAtgtttaaataggtggcaaccctctaacaaaccacacaaaaaaaaattttggttcgGTGTTTTTGGGATCACTGAATCTTAACccgaggtccatttaatccCACAGGACAAGGTTTTAACATATCCTCAGATAAACAATATTGCGGACACCGTTTTTGCTACTAGAAGATTTTCGGGGTCACGGAGTTCGAATACAgtgtcggttttttttttttcaagattcatcggaatcgcttgaaactcgttactcgcgATTACAGAATGAATAAAGAATAGCTGAAATTTGCTAAAACATGTCTCATCGGTCAACTCGGGTAGTATGTATCAAAAcaaatatctcaaaactcaCGAGTTAAgctcagcaataacaacaaattcaattaaGCTTCACGAACTATTTGAGTTTTGACGGCAATGCTGGTTCCCAAACAGATAATATAGATGACGTCATATGGTATACAGTATTACTCCGGCTATATCTGTTATAAGTTCGATGGGAGCGAAGACATGAATGTAGTCTGACTCAGTCAATGAACAACTCGCTAAAATCTGAACATAAGAGAATGACAAAAAATGTATCAAAGATTCGGTGGAATTTTCTGAATACCTGAGTAAATAATGCAAAACTAATGGATTTATATAGAGAGCTCTGGAAGTAGGTTGTCTTCCAACAAGTATACCGTTtgagttgtagataatttgtgAACAATTTGAGGCATGACTAGGAATCAAAGTTCGAAAAGTATAAACGATTAACGATTATCGTtacataaaaaagtaatttttaacatttacatGACCCATAAATGAACACCGATACACTCTTGTCGATACATTCTATATCAATTTGGGTATAACCGATGATAACAACAATTCTGATTATTAACAACTACATCATTATCAACCTCATCTTATCAGAATGGGTGCAATAAAATGATCGAAATACGTTCGAGGGATAGCCAATTTATAATCGCAGTGGTGGATACGCCACGTCTACCGAAGGTATTTATAGCTGGATTAATTAGCCAAGGGCGGTTATTTGACAAAATGAGGTCGCTACAAACAGTTTTGGTGTTGCTTGTCGCGCTGTACGCGTCTACGACTACGGCCaaatttaatttggaaaaaCTGCGTGCGAACTTCTTCAATGTGACCGGTGCCAAGGGCAGTCTTTATGTGcaaagtttgaaatatttacaacGTGAACCGCCAGTGGGCAATTCGGTCAACCGCGCAGGCAGCGCCAGATATACGACCGAAACGATCGAACAGAAATTGGATCATTTCGATGCGTCCAACACCAGGACATGGCAAATGGTtaagaattaaagaaaaaagtgaTAATGGAAAATATCTAACTTTGTGGATTACTTTTCGCACTTTCTGTAGCGTTACATGGAGAACGATGCCTACTTCAAGGAGGGTGGACCGATATTCATTTACGTGGGAGGAGAGTGGACCATTTCACCTGGCCGCATAACTAATGGACACTTTGTCGATTTGGCAAAGGAGCATAACGGCATACTTTTCTACACCGAGCACCGTTACTACGGTCAAAGTCGTCCAACGAGGTGAGTGACGGCTCATACCCTAGTGctaatcaaaaaatattcgcTTTTGTAATTCTTTCAGTGACATCACTGTGGAGAACTTGGAATATTTGCACGTCAAACAGGCGCTCGCCGATTTGGCCCACTTCATTAAGTATCAACGTGAGAATTATCCGGGCTTGGCGAACTCCAAGGTTATAATGGCTGGCGGCTCATATTCAGCGACCATGGTTGTCTGGTTCAAACACTTGTATCCAGAGCTTTTAACCGGTGGTTTTGCCTCGAGCGCGCCACTTTTGGCTAAAGTTGACTTCAAAGGTACTAAAAATCGATtaataaattcgtttttattcaaaatgaaTATGTATCTAACCATATAGAGTACAAAGAGGTCGTTGGACGCGCTCTACGCGAATTGGGCAGCGAACAGTGCTACAATCGCGTACAAAATGGCATTGCTACTTTGGAGACTATGTTAGTGGATGGTCGCGCTGCCGAAGTGAAGGCCATGATGAagatttgcaataattttgacGAAGAAAATGATTTGGATGTGTGGACGCTATTTTCTAGCATATCGAATCTCTTCTCCGGAATTGTACAGTACCAGACGTGAGTTGGGGGTCAGCGGGTTAATTATAAgagaaaatgttttataaaagtgATTATTGCAATTAATAATGTGAACTGAATTTTCCAGCGGCAATGATGTACCCGACCTATGTGATTATTTGCTTGCACAGGAGGATGACGTCACAGCCATTGCGAAATTCCTTTTGACTTATGTCGGCTCAGGGTGTATTGATCTCAGCTATAAGGACACGCTGAGCTATTACATGGACTCCACTTATGCAATGGGTGCAAGTACGTACACATGAATCAACAGCGAGAATAATGAAGTAGTagcatgaaattataaaaatataataatcccTTAGGCCGTCCTTGGTACTATCAGACCTGCAACGAATACGGTTGGTATCAATCGTCCACTTCACGTCAACAACCTTTCGGCACCAAATTCCCCCCACTACTCTCGACCACACTGTGTCAAGACGTGTTCGGCGATGAGTATACAAATGAGAATATCAACGCCAAAGTTGCACAGACCAATGTGGATTTCGGCGGCTATTCATCGAAGGTGTCAAATATTTACCAAACTCATGGTGGCCTCGATCCATGGAGTGCGGTCGGCCATACAGAGGAATACGGCGCCACCATCTTGCCACAGACATCGCATTGCGCCGATTTCGGTTCGATAAGCAGCGCCGATATACCGGAGATGCGCGCCTCAAAGGAGAAACTCGCCGAATTGGTGCGTCAATGGTTAACCGAAtagaaacaacaaacaaattatcaAACGGCAATcaatagcaataaaatttatttatttatttctgacGCATTGTTGTGACAAGATTTGTGACTTTCTGATTTGTGAAATCAATTGTGTTTTGAGTGAATGAAATATAAATGGATTatctttatcacatttaagtgTGTGTTGGAAAACTGTGCTGGGTTTTCTTTCGATTtagtatattcataaatattaaatatgcagTTATAATTCATGCGTTCGATAAGGCattgccatttttattttacaataactGATATCGAAGGACAAATATTCAGAATCTCAGCAACTACTGCCAAAAAAGATAATTGGGTTTGTTCCTCAGTTgattaaattaatacaaattttgtgaTGTAATTGGAGGAGTTACGACACAAAatcacatttttgaaaaatcggtTGTATTGAAGATACAAGTTATAGATAttcgattttgataatttttcccGTCCaccatatatatgtaatgaGTAAATGTTTCCCAAAATTTGTGTCTTTTGTGACTTATTGGAGGAGTTATAACACATAatcacatttttgaaaaatcggatgtaaacaaaaaatgcgaATACATATTTGTAGCCCTTTCTTAtcattacaatatattttattttattctcctTTTAGTACTTATCCGATAAGAGCtactatttcatattttctcctCAAAATACCAATTAAATAAAGTTGGActtctaaataatatttcttttatagtctatttcaaaaaaataatttcattgtcaaaattgaattttctcGAAATGTTTTCTACGTAAAATTTTAGAAGTAAATATGTGTTTATGATACACTGTGCTTGATAAAACAAACTGCATTTGGAGAGAGAAAATGGAAAAAGATTTACATTCGCGAAAATTTAGttaaacaacagcaaataaaacCCGACTAGGCCCCAGCAGTAGCCAGAAGAAGCAAACTACACCGTCTCAACTAACGCATCGGCGCTTATAACGTCCGACTCAACCTCATCCACGTTCTTCTCCCCCGCTACATTATCGAAAAACATATCGAAGTCGTTGATTTTCGACAATTTGGCGCGAAACTTTTTATACTCCTCACGTTCGCGTTCATTCAGCTTTATGTATCTCTTCGCCTTGAAACTGTAGTCAGTATGCAGCACCGTATAGCCCTTGTCTGTGACTGCCTTCAGCACCGTTTCCAATTCGGACGGTTCGCATTTGAAGTTAACAGCGCCCGTCTCGTAGTCGACCATTTCGATGCTTTGCGCTTTACAAGCGTACGCGTCACGTGCTATCGAACCCTCGAGATCGCTGAAATCCAACGAGGTCTGCAGCGAGATGATCGCCTCAATGATGGCGTTGCTGAAGAAGTTGTGCATGATATGCACGTAGCTGGCATTATAGTTACGCAGCAGCGGCAACAGGCGTGACCTCAATTCGCCGGAAATCACCGAGCGTAGTGTGCAGATGAGAAAGATCTTACGGTTGCAGCGTATTTGCAAGAGCTGACGGTGTAGTGTGCTGCGCGTATCGGCGTAAGTATTGATAATTTGCTGTGCTTCATTTGCAGAGAGACCCTGCTCGGTGACACGGCGAATTGCGGTCTTCAAAAATGTATTCTCACGGGGATTTGCCGAGTTGCCTTCGTAGATGGCAAGCCGCAACTTGTGTGCCAAACGGCAGTGTAGCGGTGCTAATGGCACGCTCCTTACCAAGGGTAAGAATTTGTGTGGTTTCTTTGTGTTCTTAGGCACCTCAACGGGGCATTCGGGCGAAAAGCGTCGACTTGTGGTTGGTTGGTCTTTACAGCGTTCGGATTCTTTACTTGCCATTCGAATAGAACGCATTTTAACGGGAATTTTGACTAATATGGTTTGATTTggtgtaaataaattatgtttaagGCAATCGTAAACACATTTTGacaataacaaaatttcattttgttgtatttggttCGAAAAGTTtgaacatttaataaaaaaaatggaatatacttataattttcgaaattgttttaattgtaaGAATTATGGTTGCCAACCCATTTTTGGAGAGATATATTAATCAAATAGTCCGACCAACACCAAAGAATGAGTTTAATTTTGATGGTTATGCCTCTTCGGCTATTTTAGCCGACAATTTATACTGACAGTGAGGTCTATTAAGGTAGAACGTCAAGTCAGCAGAAATCTTCGAAATGATTTAAGGACTGTTTTCTGCCGCTCTAATAAGAACTACCAAAGTATAGGCTCTTAATGCTATCAGTAGGATAAAAGCACGAAAACGAAGGCAATTGACCGACCGGTTCGAAACTCCGAAACCTGCTGGTTGCCTGGAACTATTGAGATGCGGAACCACTTCCTAGGACACAGGAAGACATTCTTGCAGTACGTCGTACAATataataacacagccacacaaaaaaatgtttgttatgcCCCGGAGATCTAACTACGTGTaccttatgtttttggggtcgcttaATCCGAATCAGAGGTCTattcagatcagggttttgacataaccccagaaaaccaataaagccgacaccgattaaaaaataaaatttcactcaCCGTATCCGCAGCCGTTAGATTAATACCCAAACCACCGGCGCGTGTcgaaagcagaaaaacaaaaatatcctcCCTTGTCTGGAAATCGGCCACCATATCACGACGCGCTGAGATTTTGCTCGAACCATCCAAGCGCATATAGCGATGCTTGCGATGCCACATGTACTCCTAAAAGAACAGCGTCTTATATGACATAACCATTAGCAGTAGTTAAGCCGCTACGTACCTCTAATAAATCAATCATTTTCGTCATTTGTGAGTAGATAAGCACACGGTGACCCTGCGCCTTGAGGCGTGTCAACAAACTGTCCAGCACAGCTAATTTGCCGGCATCGGA
This genomic interval carries:
- the LOC105213658 gene encoding putative serine protease K12H4.7; protein product: MSWTRGFTLVVAAFALVSADTATKDETIFERTFRQLHQEPPPPEPASRNRANTQYLEIEQKLDNFNETETRTWQMRYISNDEFYQEGSPFFIFVGGEWEISTGYVTGGHFYDVAKEHNGYLFYTEHRYYGKSWPTSNMDNENIRYLDVRQALADLAHFIKHMRATIPGATNAKVILAGGSYSATMVTWFKKLYPELATGAWASSAPLFAKVNFYEYKEVTGQSIRLVGGEDCYNRIENGIAEMERLLANKRGAEVKSMLKLCDAFDEYNDLDLWTLFSEISDIFAGVVQTHNAGQIERVCSKIMEGESDISGVASYLLTEFGSAPCNQLTYKAIIASMMDSTFSKNIMRQWIYQTCNEFGWYQTSSSSKQPFGTKFPVYLYLQMCEDIYGERFTIEYVIEQVAATNKLFGGLQPNVENVYFTHGQLDPWRSMGLQNETEATVVPLYAHCKDFGSISERDSAEMRASKEKFAQLVREWIGSSDNGSDTVANKAKNFLSKLRN
- the LOC105213657 gene encoding putative serine protease K12H4.7, with amino-acid sequence MRSLQTVLVLLVALYASTTTAKFNLEKLRANFFNVTGAKGSLYVQSLKYLQREPPVGNSVNRAGSARYTTETIEQKLDHFDASNTRTWQMRYMENDAYFKEGGPIFIYVGGEWTISPGRITNGHFVDLAKEHNGILFYTEHRYYGQSRPTSDITVENLEYLHVKQALADLAHFIKYQRENYPGLANSKVIMAGGSYSATMVVWFKHLYPELLTGGFASSAPLLAKVDFKEYKEVVGRALRELGSEQCYNRVQNGIATLETMLVDGRAAEVKAMMKICNNFDEENDLDVWTLFSSISNLFSGIVQYQTGNDVPDLCDYLLAQEDDVTAIAKFLLTYVGSGCIDLSYKDTLSYYMDSTYAMGASRPWYYQTCNEYGWYQSSTSRQQPFGTKFPPLLSTTLCQDVFGDEYTNENINAKVAQTNVDFGGYSSKVSNIYQTHGGLDPWSAVGHTEEYGATILPQTSHCADFGSISSADIPEMRASKEKLAELVRQWLTE
- the LOC105213656 gene encoding uncharacterized protein LOC105213656, with the protein product MRSIRMASKESERCKDQPTTSRRFSPECPVEVPKNTKKPHKFLPLVRSVPLAPLHCRLAHKLRLAIYEGNSANPRENTFLKTAIRRVTEQGLSANEAQQIINTYADTRSTLHRQLLQIRCNRKIFLICTLRSVISGELRSRLLPLLRNYNASYVHIMHNFFSNAIIEAIISLQTSLDFSDLEGSIARDAYACKAQSIEMVDYETGAVNFKCEPSELETVLKAVTDKGYTVLHTDYSFKAKRYIKLNEREREEYKKFRAKLSKINDFDMFFDNVAGEKNVDEVESDVISADALVETV